A genomic region of Candidatus Dependentiae bacterium contains the following coding sequences:
- a CDS encoding TlyA family rRNA (cytidine-2'-O)-methyltransferase, translated as MSDKIRLDILILGKYPELSRNKIQNLIAQGAVKSRNEVLKKAGMQVPADFDFEIDFSVQKYVGRGGYKLEKALQEFKIDVSGLICLDCGVSTGGFSDCLLQSGASKVYGVDVGIGQTNSKLVEDPRFVLIEKTNLKELQSLPQKVDLVTLDLSFISLLKVLSAVVNLMTNDGKIIALIKPQFELERNELSRGGVVRDKRLHQKVIKKIEEGVKVFGLEVKQIIDSPIFGSDGNKEFLALIEKK; from the coding sequence ATGAGCGATAAAATTAGACTAGACATTTTGATTTTGGGAAAATATCCAGAATTGAGTCGTAACAAAATACAAAATTTGATTGCTCAAGGCGCCGTGAAATCGCGCAATGAAGTTTTGAAAAAGGCGGGAATGCAAGTTCCTGCCGATTTTGATTTTGAAATAGATTTTTCTGTGCAAAAATATGTTGGTCGTGGTGGTTACAAGCTGGAGAAAGCACTGCAAGAATTCAAAATCGATGTTTCGGGACTAATTTGTCTTGACTGTGGAGTTTCAACCGGTGGGTTTAGTGACTGCTTACTTCAAAGTGGCGCGAGCAAAGTTTATGGTGTTGATGTTGGAATTGGGCAAACAAATTCAAAATTAGTTGAAGATCCGAGATTTGTTTTGATCGAAAAGACTAACTTAAAAGAGTTACAAAGTTTGCCGCAAAAAGTGGATTTAGTTACTTTGGATTTGTCTTTTATTTCGTTGCTGAAAGTTTTGTCAGCTGTTGTAAATCTGATGACAAATGATGGGAAGATAATTGCACTGATAAAGCCGCAATTTGAACTTGAGAGAAATGAACTTAGCCGAGGCGGCGTGGTGAGAGATAAACGATTACATCAAAAGGTGATCAAAAAAATTGAAGAGGGTGTAAAAGTGTTTGGATTAGAAGTAAAACAAATTATTGATTCACCGATTTTTGGATCAGATGGCAATAAAGAATTTTTAGCATTGATTGAGAAAAAATAA
- the pssA gene encoding CDP-diacylglycerol--serine O-phosphatidyltransferase — MNEKNWRRKLLKQKVENLYRSRKILLREGISVLPHIFTLGNVFFGFVSIIFSAKGQWEAACYSIFLGAMMDSLDGRIARYVGSSSNFGMQLDSLADTITFCLAPAFLAYNWHLYKIGYLGFIAAAFFLFAGVLRLARFNLISDQQTIYFLGLPTTMAASLLIATMLNAHYLKNFNFAAILTFFTFNLACLMVSLVKFPTFKKKFFWFQKRWQKTVFTAFFVIFSILRFDLFLFLLLISYLIGSIIYAIFEKVKFAKERSKVLEISEYRK, encoded by the coding sequence ATGAATGAAAAAAATTGGCGAAGAAAGCTTCTAAAACAAAAGGTTGAAAATTTATATCGAAGTCGAAAAATTCTTCTTCGTGAAGGGATTTCGGTATTGCCTCATATTTTTACTTTAGGTAATGTTTTTTTCGGATTTGTTTCCATAATTTTTTCAGCAAAAGGTCAGTGGGAAGCTGCATGCTATAGCATATTCCTTGGCGCGATGATGGACAGTCTTGATGGACGAATTGCAAGATATGTTGGTTCTAGTAGCAATTTTGGAATGCAGCTAGATTCTCTTGCAGATACAATTACTTTTTGCCTTGCGCCTGCATTTTTGGCATACAACTGGCATCTTTATAAAATTGGTTATTTAGGTTTTATCGCAGCGGCATTTTTCCTTTTTGCCGGAGTTTTGCGCCTTGCGCGTTTCAATTTAATTTCAGATCAGCAGACAATTTATTTTTTGGGTTTACCAACGACTATGGCCGCTTCTCTTTTGATTGCGACCATGCTCAATGCTCATTATCTAAAAAATTTTAATTTTGCAGCGATTCTCACATTTTTCACATTCAACCTTGCATGTTTGATGGTTAGTTTGGTTAAGTTTCCAACTTTTAAGAAAAAGTTTTTTTGGTTTCAAAAGAGATGGCAAAAAACAGTCTTTACAGCGTTTTTTGTTATCTTTTCTATTTTACGTTTCGATTTGTTTTTGTTCTTGCTTTTAATTTCTTATTTAATAGGTTCGATTATTTATGCTATTTTTGAGAAAGTTAAATTTGCAAAAGAAAGATCAAAAGTTTTAGAAATTTCAGAGTATCGAAAATAA
- the grpE gene encoding nucleotide exchange factor GrpE: protein MFQSEIDEKDLKEKTDNSASEVETGSKGVEPNYWETQFLRITADFQNYKRRAEKEKFEIIKIAQSEVIRSLLPVIDDIDMALKSSQKIENSEEMQKWVDGVQLIRKNLIKRLADLNVVEIDCSGNFDPNLHEAIMQTDSQNHKSGEIVEVFSLGFLHNGEVVRHAKVSVAK, encoded by the coding sequence ATGTTTCAATCTGAAATTGATGAGAAAGATTTAAAAGAAAAAACTGACAACTCTGCCAGCGAAGTTGAAACTGGATCAAAAGGAGTTGAGCCCAATTATTGGGAAACTCAATTTTTAAGAATCACGGCAGATTTTCAAAATTACAAAAGAAGAGCTGAAAAAGAAAAGTTTGAGATTATAAAAATCGCTCAAAGCGAAGTTATTCGATCACTTTTGCCGGTAATAGATGATATCGACATGGCTCTCAAATCAAGTCAAAAAATTGAAAACAGCGAAGAGATGCAAAAGTGGGTTGATGGTGTACAATTAATCAGAAAAAATCTGATCAAAAGACTTGCAGATTTAAATGTTGTAGAGATTGACTGCAGTGGAAATTTTGATCCGAATTTGCACGAAGCTATTATGCAAACAGATTCCCAAAACCATAAAAGCGGCGAAATAGTAGAAGTGTTTAGCCTTGGCTTTTTGCACAATGGCGAAGTGGTAAGACATGCCAAAGTGAGTGTCGCTAAATAA